From the genome of Flavobacterium luteolum, one region includes:
- the mobC gene encoding conjugal transfer protein MobC, producing MQTGENEQALRKILDMTRLISIILLGLHFYYYGYNAFKIWGLAGSFADKILANIFRTGLFDYFHLSKLFSLGFLCISLLGAKGRKNEKLGFKTAFCYIALGLMAYFLSYFFLIMHSTAENKLLLYMLCTSAGYLLLLSGGTLLSRIIRRNLSRKDIFNRENETFPQEERLLENEYSINLPAQYNLKNKVRKSWINVINPFRGILVVGTPGSGKSYFVIRHIITQHIRKGFSMFVYDFKFDDLSIIAYNTWLENKHLYKVEPKFYVINFDDLSRTHRCNPLDPKSMEDITDAAESARTILLGLNREWIKKQGDFFVESPINFLTAVIWYLRKYNNGEFCTLPHVIELMQVEYNSLFTLLRTQKEIEILIDPFVSAYLQNVMEQLEGQIASAKISMARLSSAQLYYVLSGNDFTLDINNPEDPKIVCMGNNPLKIQTYGAVLSLYVSRLIKQINQKDRIKSSLIFDEFPTIYLNNMDSLIATARSNKVSTCLGIQDFSQLRKDYGREQADVIVNIVGNIVSGQVSGDTAKQLSERFGKIMQDRESISINSSDTSISRSKQLEAAVPASKISCLSSGEFVGITADNPDCKIELKTFHSEIINNHGQLKKEENSYQGISPVRIINNTMIERNYLQIKEDISEIVNSEMERLIHDPALSHLIIKKKK from the coding sequence ATGCAGACAGGTGAAAATGAACAGGCGCTTAGAAAAATTTTGGATATGACAAGGCTTATCAGCATTATATTGTTAGGTCTTCATTTCTATTATTACGGATATAATGCGTTTAAAATATGGGGACTTGCAGGCAGTTTTGCAGATAAAATATTAGCCAATATTTTTCGTACGGGACTTTTTGATTATTTTCATTTATCCAAACTGTTTTCTTTGGGATTTTTATGCATTTCCCTTCTTGGGGCAAAGGGCAGAAAAAATGAAAAGCTGGGCTTCAAAACTGCTTTTTGCTATATTGCTTTAGGGCTTATGGCTTATTTTTTGAGTTACTTTTTTCTGATCATGCATTCCACTGCGGAAAATAAACTGCTTCTCTATATGCTGTGCACTTCTGCTGGATATCTTCTCCTGCTGTCAGGAGGAACACTGCTTTCTAGAATCATAAGAAGAAATCTCAGCCGTAAGGACATTTTCAACAGGGAAAATGAAACATTCCCGCAGGAAGAAAGGCTTCTTGAAAATGAATATTCCATTAACCTGCCGGCACAATATAATTTAAAAAACAAAGTACGAAAAAGCTGGATCAATGTCATAAATCCTTTTCGGGGAATCTTAGTTGTAGGAACCCCGGGCTCCGGAAAATCCTATTTCGTGATCCGTCATATCATAACCCAGCACATACGCAAAGGTTTCTCAATGTTTGTATATGACTTTAAGTTTGATGACCTCAGCATAATAGCCTATAATACTTGGCTTGAGAACAAACATTTATACAAAGTTGAACCGAAATTCTATGTCATTAACTTTGATGACCTGAGCCGTACGCACAGATGCAATCCCCTTGACCCAAAATCAATGGAGGACATAACAGATGCAGCTGAATCAGCACGCACTATTCTTCTGGGATTAAACCGTGAATGGATAAAAAAGCAGGGAGACTTTTTCGTTGAATCTCCTATCAATTTTCTTACTGCTGTAATATGGTATCTGCGTAAATACAATAACGGGGAGTTCTGCACCCTGCCTCATGTAATTGAGTTGATGCAGGTTGAATACAACAGTCTTTTCACATTGCTGAGAACTCAAAAAGAAATAGAGATTCTGATAGATCCATTTGTCAGTGCCTATCTTCAGAATGTTATGGAGCAGCTGGAGGGTCAGATAGCCTCAGCTAAGATATCAATGGCAAGGCTTTCCAGCGCACAGCTTTACTATGTGCTCTCTGGAAATGACTTCACACTTGATATCAATAATCCTGAAGATCCAAAGATTGTCTGCATGGGAAACAACCCGCTTAAAATTCAGACCTATGGCGCCGTTCTCTCGCTTTATGTCAGCAGGCTGATCAAGCAGATAAACCAGAAAGACAGAATTAAAAGCAGTCTCATATTTGATGAATTCCCGACAATATACCTCAATAATATGGACAGTCTTATAGCTACAGCCCGAAGCAATAAAGTAAGCACCTGTTTGGGGATTCAGGACTTCAGCCAGCTGCGCAAGGATTACGGCCGCGAACAGGCGGATGTAATTGTTAACATAGTTGGAAATATTGTCTCAGGACAGGTAAGCGGAGATACGGCTAAACAGCTCTCCGAACGTTTTGGAAAAATAATGCAAGACCGCGAGAGTATTTCCATAAACAGCTCGGATACATCAATCAGCAGATCAAAACAGTTGGAAGCTGCAGTGCCTGCTTCTAAAATTTCCTGTTTAAGTTCAGGTGAATTTGTAGGCATAACTGCCGATAATCCCGACTGTAAAATAGAACTCAAAACATTTCATTCGGAAATAATCAATAATCACGGGCAGCTTAAAAAAGAAGAAAACTCATATCAGGGAATCAGCCCTGTACGTATTATAAACAACACAATGATTGAACGCAATTATCTTCAGATAAAAGAAGATATATCCGAAATTGTTAATTCAGAAATGGAACGTCTTATCCATGACCCTGCTCTGTCACATTTAATTATCAAAAAGAAAAAATAG
- a CDS encoding relaxase/mobilization nuclease domain-containing protein, producing the protein MEAGKAELIGEGNYPINASDISKDFRLKLLLKQLELNTNVKRGSVHISLNFDSSESNISKEKLMEIAKSYMEKIGFGSQPYLVYKHHDAGHPHIHIVSVKVKSDGKRIDMQNIGKNQSETARKEIEKAFNLVPAQQGQKEKILNIKPARNSVVEYGTAEAKKAIAAVLNAVIPNYKYTTVGELNAVLNLYNVTAVQGSKDSKMFLHKGLAYQILNDKKQPVGVPLKASSFYMKPTLAYLELKFALNNTGRNPHLKRVKNAVDLAFMQNSIKSVSDLDRILMRDGIKTAERRNKQGILYGLTYIDHKTKCVFNGSSLGKTYSASGIEEQCGLKGFNTGRTAVKILEDNTLKNKQSQSSFISAGEFQKIIDSVLQPEFSADFIPSQLKRKKKRKKGKGQSDY; encoded by the coding sequence ATGGAAGCAGGAAAAGCAGAACTCATAGGAGAAGGAAATTATCCTATAAATGCTTCTGATATTTCGAAAGATTTCAGACTAAAACTGCTGTTAAAACAACTCGAATTAAATACAAATGTCAAGCGCGGAAGTGTCCACATCTCACTCAATTTCGATTCCTCTGAAAGCAATATTTCAAAGGAAAAGCTGATGGAAATTGCGAAATCGTATATGGAAAAAATCGGATTCGGATCCCAGCCTTACTTGGTATATAAGCATCATGATGCAGGACATCCGCACATCCATATAGTGTCTGTAAAAGTGAAGTCCGACGGAAAGAGAATTGATATGCAGAACATAGGCAAGAACCAATCTGAAACAGCCCGTAAAGAAATTGAAAAGGCATTCAATCTGGTTCCTGCACAGCAAGGCCAAAAGGAAAAGATCCTCAATATAAAACCTGCCAGAAACAGTGTGGTCGAATATGGAACAGCTGAAGCTAAAAAAGCAATTGCTGCTGTATTAAACGCAGTGATTCCCAATTATAAATATACCACTGTAGGAGAATTAAATGCAGTGCTGAATCTTTATAACGTTACCGCTGTGCAGGGCAGTAAAGATTCAAAAATGTTTCTCCATAAAGGTCTGGCTTACCAGATTCTGAACGATAAAAAACAGCCTGTGGGTGTTCCCTTAAAAGCCAGCAGCTTTTATATGAAACCTACCCTTGCCTATCTGGAATTAAAATTTGCTCTAAATAATACAGGCCGGAATCCGCATTTAAAAAGAGTAAAAAATGCGGTTGATCTCGCCTTTATGCAGAACAGTATTAAGTCAGTTTCGGATCTTGACAGAATTCTGATGCGAGATGGAATCAAAACTGCTGAACGAAGAAATAAACAGGGGATCCTTTATGGCTTAACCTATATAGACCATAAAACAAAATGTGTTTTTAACGGAAGCTCTCTAGGAAAAACTTACTCAGCTTCTGGCATAGAAGAACAATGCGGTCTCAAAGGTTTTAACACTGGTAGAACCGCCGTTAAAATTCTTGAGGATAATACATTAAAAAATAAACAATCTCAGTCTTCATTTATTTCTGCTGGCGAGTTCCAGAAGATAATTGACTCGGTGCTCCAGCCCGAGTTTTCAGCTGATTTTATTCCCTCTCAGCTAAAAAGAAAAAAGAAACGAAAAAAAGGAAAAGGACAGTCCGATTATTAA
- a CDS encoding plasmid mobilization protein: MKDEKKNRNRWLHLRLSEQEYKILQKYFAESLCPKLSDFARKNLLQKPVVLKYRNESLDDLISELTRLRTVLNPIGNNFNQTVKKLHSLSQISDFKMWILSFETDKKKLFDSIEEIKLTIKNIAEKWLQS, encoded by the coding sequence ATGAAAGACGAGAAAAAAAACAGAAACAGATGGCTTCATTTAAGGCTAAGTGAGCAGGAATATAAAATCCTTCAGAAATATTTTGCAGAGTCGCTCTGCCCAAAACTGAGTGATTTTGCCCGAAAAAATCTGCTCCAAAAACCTGTTGTTTTAAAATACAGAAACGAATCTCTTGATGATTTAATATCCGAATTAACAAGGCTCAGAACAGTGCTGAATCCCATTGGAAACAATTTTAATCAGACAGTGAAAAAACTGCACTCGCTTTCACAGATTTCTGATTTCAAAATGTGGATTCTGAGTTTTGAAACAGATAAAAAAAAACTGTTCGATTCTATTGAAGAAATAAAATTGACTATTAAAAATATTGCTGAAAAATGGTTGCAATCATAA
- a CDS encoding DoxX family protein — MNYKVKNYPMQLNVRHKKRISEVISLIFILLFVYAAVSKLLDFENFQAQLGQSPILSPFAGWIVWLIPVLEVAASILLFLPKYRTLGLISALSLMVMFSVYIFIILHFGSFVPCSCGGILEKMNWRQHFIFNLFFVLLAAAAFAMNYSLGSSNRKKSKSKTFFIAAAATALSSIAVIVLFTYSENEMQYENPFIRRYPKHPVSLEKSLDLVYNSFYFAGYTNNRIYLGNYTNPLHIISLDTILEDRRDEKIKFSRRNIPFRMIRIMVQGSDFYLADGSVPCIFKGKVSDWQIRDELEGIRKFNLAVPITENLIAVRSTRGSEAYHILGVVRFGDSIRTVYNRELLKKQPDGIFGTDGILMGSEKNKQIVYLHYYKNQFLTADKNAEKIGEGKTIDTITKAQIKVAHLKGGREQKMSSTPLVVNDLAAVCGDVLFVKSKIQGRFEKKKLWQQASIIDVYNYRKNKYIMSFAIYEIGNEKLDSFYVTPHHLFAIQGTQLTVYKFDEILLKEINSSDI, encoded by the coding sequence ATGAACTACAAAGTTAAAAACTATCCTATGCAGTTAAATGTCAGACATAAAAAAAGAATTAGCGAAGTAATTAGTCTTATTTTTATTTTACTGTTCGTTTATGCGGCAGTAAGTAAACTTCTTGATTTTGAAAATTTTCAGGCCCAATTGGGACAGTCCCCAATTCTCAGCCCTTTTGCCGGATGGATAGTTTGGCTTATTCCTGTTTTGGAAGTTGCCGCTTCAATATTGCTTTTTTTGCCAAAGTATAGAACATTAGGTCTGATATCCGCTTTGAGTCTGATGGTTATGTTTTCTGTATATATTTTCATTATACTTCATTTCGGTTCTTTTGTGCCTTGTTCCTGTGGTGGTATTCTGGAGAAAATGAATTGGAGGCAGCACTTTATCTTCAATCTGTTTTTTGTTTTACTTGCTGCAGCCGCCTTTGCCATGAACTATTCACTCGGCAGCTCTAATCGGAAAAAGAGCAAGAGCAAAACTTTCTTTATAGCTGCTGCGGCAACAGCTTTAAGCTCTATTGCAGTAATTGTTTTATTTACATATTCAGAAAATGAGATGCAGTACGAGAATCCATTTATAAGACGATATCCCAAACATCCTGTTTCACTCGAAAAAAGTCTGGATCTGGTTTACAACTCATTTTATTTTGCAGGATATACCAATAATAGAATTTATCTTGGCAATTACACCAATCCTCTTCATATTATTTCTTTGGATACCATTCTGGAGGATAGAAGAGATGAAAAGATTAAATTTTCACGCAGGAACATTCCTTTTAGAATGATCAGAATAATGGTTCAGGGATCTGATTTTTATTTGGCCGACGGATCAGTGCCGTGCATTTTTAAAGGTAAAGTTTCTGATTGGCAAATTAGAGATGAATTGGAAGGAATCCGCAAGTTCAATCTGGCTGTACCGATAACTGAGAACCTAATTGCTGTTAGGTCGACAAGAGGAAGTGAGGCTTACCATATTTTGGGTGTTGTCCGTTTTGGTGATTCCATCCGAACAGTTTACAACAGAGAGCTTTTAAAAAAACAGCCAGACGGTATTTTTGGAACTGACGGCATATTGATGGGCAGCGAGAAAAATAAGCAGATTGTTTATCTTCACTATTATAAAAACCAATTTTTAACAGCAGATAAAAACGCTGAAAAAATAGGTGAGGGGAAAACGATAGACACGATTACGAAGGCCCAGATAAAAGTAGCCCATCTTAAGGGAGGCCGCGAACAAAAAATGTCCAGCACCCCTTTGGTTGTAAATGATCTAGCGGCAGTGTGCGGTGATGTTCTTTTTGTAAAATCGAAGATACAGGGAAGATTCGAAAAGAAAAAATTATGGCAGCAAGCCTCTATCATTGATGTCTATAATTACAGAAAGAATAAATACATAATGAGTTTCGCCATTTATGAAATCGGAAATGAAAAACTGGACTCTTTCTACGTCACACCCCATCATTTATTTGCTATTCAGGGAACCCAGCTTACTGTTTATAAATTTGATGAAATCCTGCTTAAAGAAATTAATTCTTCTGATATATAA
- a CDS encoding DUF6520 family protein, protein MKTEIFKNVMPFAVAALGIAGAFTTTSMQSKSAEKPFVAAWTLDSNGDCNIPVECSETLGKICRANGDTGAQAFFKDNDGDCNQLAYKPQNP, encoded by the coding sequence ATGAAAACTGAAATTTTTAAAAATGTGATGCCTTTTGCTGTAGCAGCATTAGGAATTGCGGGAGCTTTCACTACAACTTCAATGCAGAGCAAATCTGCAGAGAAGCCTTTTGTGGCCGCCTGGACACTTGATTCAAATGGAGATTGCAATATCCCTGTTGAATGCAGTGAAACTCTAGGTAAAATCTGTCGTGCAAATGGCGATACTGGCGCTCAGGCTTTCTTTAAAGATAATGATGGAGATTGCAACCAGCTTGCATACAAACCTCAAAATCCTTAA
- a CDS encoding S9 family peptidase yields MLDFNIAARTGKPAAVILRLVLFLFFILPLVACPLRGQAMQKKQLSEADCDLWGGLNIDKVSDDENWIAYKIAYPTGIDTLFVSDRRKKRMHSFPNGSSCLFAQKNVFACLIGEKMHIVDLESSKEQIIAEVQSFVYSQKMDFFIIKKSKELIILNSSGRILQQVPDVYDWSMDPMGQYAVCVKESEKQNEVLLIDFRNLNKQKHIIEGIPNKFSEFTWQTNGRSFAFFSRSNSKIYLSLYHYSIQNEKLLSVAPDRLSAPDSTAVFVKNSTYKTIISDDGSKVFFGYKYLLDKTVLSTIPEVWKSSDRWIYPYEKKSGVNRVALWIPETGKIMKITSEVLPKIMLSRNCQYAVLSNPKQYEPQFKRYGLRDYYILDFETQKKKLLLKKQEGIPNFTVPSPKGRYIAYFRNKDWWVYDVRMDLHTNITKEIPALFVNNEEILSQDFPFGNPGWSNDDNEILIYGKYDIWAIKPDGTSPKKLTDGAGSKIKYRIAALPGKNELEMTYDGYNLESFDLRKGLLLSAQGEDGKTGFYQWKSASGVKPIVYADSGIDQLAYGKKNNSFYYRQQNYDQPPLLRIKTGNSQPENFFSSNLHHKKYYWGKSELIRFQNSKKQNLKGVLIYPADFDPTKKYPMIVNIYEKQSNSLHKFIFPSYYDEQGFNPSIYSALGYFVFLPDISYEIGNSGISAADCVIEGTKKIISLGFINPHKIGLIGHSFGGFEVSIIITQTKLFRAAVAGAAITDLKSHYFSIGENIGLSDMWRFESGQFRMESSPFEASESYERNSPVANADRVTAPLLLWSGKGDQTVNPDQSIEYYLAFRRLNKKCILLLYPSEGHSLTQHENQLDLNMRIEQWFDFYLKDGLSSKWILDGGT; encoded by the coding sequence ATGCTTGACTTCAACATAGCGGCCAGAACTGGAAAGCCTGCCGCCGTAATCCTTAGATTAGTTTTGTTTTTATTTTTTATTTTGCCATTAGTAGCCTGTCCCCTCCGGGGGCAGGCAATGCAAAAAAAACAGCTTTCAGAAGCAGATTGTGATTTGTGGGGAGGGCTGAATATTGATAAGGTGTCAGATGATGAAAATTGGATTGCTTATAAAATTGCATATCCAACCGGAATTGACACTTTGTTTGTCAGCGACCGCAGAAAAAAGAGAATGCATAGCTTCCCTAACGGCTCTTCTTGCCTATTTGCCCAGAAGAATGTGTTTGCCTGCCTTATCGGCGAGAAAATGCATATAGTCGATTTGGAATCCTCCAAAGAACAGATAATTGCAGAAGTGCAGTCATTTGTCTATTCTCAAAAGATGGATTTTTTTATTATCAAAAAAAGTAAAGAACTGATAATTCTAAATTCATCAGGAAGAATCCTCCAGCAGGTGCCGGATGTATATGACTGGTCAATGGACCCAATGGGACAGTATGCAGTGTGCGTCAAAGAGTCGGAGAAACAAAATGAAGTCCTGCTGATTGATTTCAGGAATCTAAACAAACAAAAACATATCATTGAAGGAATTCCAAATAAATTTAGCGAATTCACATGGCAGACAAATGGGCGCTCATTCGCTTTTTTTTCCCGATCAAATTCGAAGATTTACTTATCTCTTTATCATTACAGCATTCAAAATGAAAAACTGCTTTCTGTAGCCCCTGACAGATTATCAGCCCCAGACAGTACCGCGGTATTTGTTAAAAATTCTACTTACAAAACCATTATATCGGATGATGGATCAAAGGTGTTTTTCGGCTACAAATATCTGCTTGATAAAACTGTTCTGAGTACAATTCCTGAGGTATGGAAGTCCAGTGACAGATGGATTTATCCGTATGAGAAAAAGAGTGGCGTCAACAGAGTCGCGCTTTGGATTCCAGAGACTGGAAAAATTATGAAGATTACCTCAGAGGTGCTTCCCAAAATTATGCTCAGCAGAAATTGCCAATATGCCGTCCTCTCGAATCCCAAGCAGTACGAACCCCAGTTCAAGAGATATGGCCTAAGGGATTACTACATCTTGGATTTTGAAACACAGAAGAAAAAACTGCTTCTTAAAAAGCAGGAAGGCATCCCAAATTTTACAGTCCCTTCCCCTAAGGGAAGATATATTGCCTATTTCAGAAATAAGGACTGGTGGGTATATGATGTCAGAATGGATCTCCATACAAATATCACCAAAGAAATACCTGCTTTATTTGTAAATAATGAAGAAATTTTATCGCAGGATTTTCCTTTCGGAAACCCGGGTTGGAGCAATGATGACAATGAGATTTTAATTTATGGAAAATATGACATATGGGCCATAAAGCCAGACGGAACATCCCCAAAGAAGCTTACTGATGGAGCCGGCTCAAAAATTAAATATCGCATCGCTGCACTCCCAGGCAAAAATGAACTGGAAATGACCTATGACGGCTATAATTTGGAATCTTTTGATTTGAGAAAAGGGCTCTTGCTCAGTGCGCAGGGAGAAGATGGCAAGACTGGTTTTTATCAATGGAAAAGCGCTTCTGGCGTCAAACCAATTGTCTATGCCGACAGCGGCATTGACCAGCTTGCATACGGCAAAAAAAATAATTCATTCTATTACCGCCAGCAGAATTATGACCAGCCCCCGCTGCTTCGAATTAAAACAGGAAATTCACAGCCTGAAAATTTTTTTAGCAGCAACCTGCATCATAAGAAATATTATTGGGGTAAATCCGAACTCATTAGATTTCAAAATTCAAAAAAGCAGAATCTAAAAGGTGTCCTGATTTATCCTGCTGATTTTGATCCCACAAAAAAGTATCCGATGATTGTCAATATCTATGAGAAGCAGTCCAACAGCCTGCATAAATTCATATTTCCTTCATACTATGATGAACAGGGATTTAACCCTTCCATTTATTCCGCCTTAGGATACTTTGTTTTTCTGCCTGACATCAGCTATGAAATTGGCAATTCGGGCATTTCAGCGGCTGACTGCGTAATTGAAGGAACAAAAAAAATTATCAGCTTAGGCTTTATAAATCCTCATAAAATCGGACTTATCGGACATTCATTCGGAGGCTTTGAAGTCTCAATAATCATTACCCAGACAAAGCTGTTCAGAGCGGCTGTTGCAGGAGCTGCCATAACAGACCTTAAGAGCCACTACTTTTCAATAGGGGAAAACATCGGCTTATCTGATATGTGGCGTTTTGAAAGCGGTCAATTCCGTATGGAGAGCAGCCCTTTTGAAGCTTCGGAAAGCTATGAACGCAATTCGCCTGTGGCAAATGCAGATAGAGTTACAGCACCGCTTCTGCTTTGGTCTGGCAAAGGCGATCAGACCGTCAATCCTGATCAAAGTATCGAATATTACCTCGCCTTTCGCAGACTCAATAAAAAGTGCATTTTGCTTCTTTATCCCTCAGAAGGTCATTCTTTAACACAGCATGAAAATCAATTGGATCTAAACATGCGCATTGAACAGTGGTTTGACTTTTATCTTAAGGACGGGCTCTCAAGCAAATGGATTCTGGATGGAGGAACATAA
- a CDS encoding RagB/SusD family nutrient uptake outer membrane protein: MRTNTIFSILCIIAFCASVMLSSCDSFVEVDLPKSQLTTVSVFEDNATATAALSDIYSKIRDKGLLTGNNTGLANQLGNYTDELVSYGSPTNPSLPFYNNILSQSTPAIAELWNSTYNQIYASNSVLEGVESNKNLSEDQIKKLQGEALFIRALLHFYLANLFGQVPYIRTTDYKENSSALKISVEQVYDNAVLDLEKAVPLLAAAYNSTERIRPNKFAAKALLARVYLHKKLYAQAANESSAVINEIPLYTIESNVNNVFLATSKETIWQLKSSAAGRNTLEAGVFIFKSGPPPLVALNSSLVSSFSSQDLRKNSWIKSVANGTSVWYHANKYKEQNPTSKSLEYSIVFRLAEQYLIRAEARAMQGDLIGAKEDLNKIRKRAGLADADEQTQEEILNAILQERRLELFTEHGHRFFDLKRFNKLDQVLAGAKPGWNSTDILFPLPQSELSANPNLLPQNQGY; encoded by the coding sequence ATGAGAACAAATACCATATTTTCAATCCTATGCATAATAGCATTCTGTGCCTCTGTGATGTTGAGTTCATGTGATTCATTCGTTGAGGTCGACCTACCCAAATCGCAGCTCACTACAGTTTCCGTTTTTGAGGACAATGCAACGGCTACAGCTGCCTTATCTGATATATATTCCAAAATACGCGATAAGGGTCTGCTTACCGGGAATAACACTGGACTTGCCAATCAGCTTGGAAATTATACCGATGAACTTGTTAGCTATGGATCGCCAACCAATCCAAGCCTTCCATTTTATAACAATATACTCTCCCAGTCCACTCCTGCAATTGCAGAACTGTGGAACAGCACCTACAACCAGATATATGCGTCAAACAGCGTGCTGGAAGGTGTAGAATCTAACAAGAATCTATCGGAGGATCAGATAAAAAAATTACAGGGGGAAGCATTATTTATAAGGGCATTGCTTCATTTTTACCTTGCCAATCTATTCGGGCAAGTGCCTTATATCAGAACAACAGACTATAAAGAAAACAGCAGTGCTTTAAAAATATCTGTTGAACAGGTATATGACAATGCAGTTCTGGATCTGGAAAAAGCAGTTCCTCTGCTTGCAGCGGCCTACAATTCAACAGAAAGGATCCGCCCAAACAAGTTTGCCGCAAAAGCGCTTCTTGCCCGCGTTTATCTGCACAAAAAACTATATGCCCAAGCTGCCAATGAGTCATCGGCCGTCATTAATGAGATTCCTTTATATACTATTGAAAGCAATGTCAACAACGTTTTTCTGGCCACATCAAAAGAAACAATATGGCAACTGAAATCATCAGCCGCAGGCAGAAACACCCTTGAGGCAGGAGTGTTTATCTTTAAATCGGGTCCTCCTCCATTAGTTGCCCTGAACAGCAGTCTGGTCAGCAGCTTCAGCAGTCAGGATTTGCGAAAAAACAGCTGGATTAAATCTGTGGCTAATGGAACATCAGTATGGTATCATGCAAATAAATACAAGGAGCAGAACCCAACTTCCAAATCCCTTGAATACTCAATTGTTTTCAGACTTGCCGAGCAATATCTCATTCGGGCGGAAGCAAGGGCAATGCAGGGGGATTTGATAGGCGCAAAAGAGGATTTGAATAAAATCCGCAAAAGGGCTGGCCTTGCTGATGCAGATGAGCAGACCCAGGAAGAAATCCTTAATGCAATCCTGCAGGAAAGAAGGCTTGAGCTCTTCACAGAACATGGACACCGTTTCTTTGACTTGAAACGTTTCAATAAATTAGATCAGGTTCTTGCAGGCGCAAAACCGGGCTGGAACTCAACTGACATTTTATTTCCCCTGCCTCAAAGCGAACTGAGCGCCAATCCAAATCTACTGCCTCAAAATCAAGGTTATTAA